The Myotis daubentonii chromosome 21, mMyoDau2.1, whole genome shotgun sequence genome window below encodes:
- the NMB gene encoding neuromedin-B isoform X2 — protein sequence MALRAGGARRLGGVLLFALLAASAASLSWDLREPRSRAGKIRVHPRGNLWATGHFMGKKSLAPPGSSLLETGPHASLGDQRLQLSHDLLRILLLKKALGMSPGSPAPHTQYRRLLVQTLQK from the exons ATGGCCCTGCGGGCGGGGGGCGCGCGGCGGCTCGGCGGCGTCCTGCTCTTCGCCCTGCTCGCTGCCAGCGCCGCCTCACTCAGCTGGGACCTCCGGGAGCCCCGCAGCCGGGCCGGCAAAATCCGCGTGCACCCGCGGGGCAACCTCTGGGCCACCG GTCACTTCATGGGCAAGAAGAGCCTGGCGCCCCCCGGCTCATCCCTACTGGAGACAGGTCCCCACGCCTCCCTGGGGGACCAGAGACTGCAGCTGAGTCATGATCTGCTCAGGATCCTCCTGCTGAAGAAAGCTCTGGGCATGAGCCCCGGCAGCCCAGCACCTCACACCCAG TATAGGAGGCTGCTGGTGCAAACGCTGCAGAAGTGA
- the NMB gene encoding neuromedin-B isoform X1, producing MALRAGGARRLGGVLLFALLAASAASLSWDLREPRSRAGKIRVHPRGNLWATGHFMGKKSLAPPGSSLLETGPHASLGDQRLQLSHDLLRILLLKKALGMSPGSPAPHTQEAAGANAAEVMPLMRKTQRGLDCAHPGKVLKGTLVVAPSGCKFWAQISVTPLL from the exons ATGGCCCTGCGGGCGGGGGGCGCGCGGCGGCTCGGCGGCGTCCTGCTCTTCGCCCTGCTCGCTGCCAGCGCCGCCTCACTCAGCTGGGACCTCCGGGAGCCCCGCAGCCGGGCCGGCAAAATCCGCGTGCACCCGCGGGGCAACCTCTGGGCCACCG GTCACTTCATGGGCAAGAAGAGCCTGGCGCCCCCCGGCTCATCCCTACTGGAGACAGGTCCCCACGCCTCCCTGGGGGACCAGAGACTGCAGCTGAGTCATGATCTGCTCAGGATCCTCCTGCTGAAGAAAGCTCTGGGCATGAGCCCCGGCAGCCCAGCACCTCACACCCAG GAGGCTGCTGGTGCAAACGCTGCAGAAGTGATGCCATTAATGAGGAAGACACAGCGTGGCTTAGACTGTGCCCACCCCGGGAAGGTGCTGAAGGGGACCCTGGTAGTGGCCCCATCTGGATGTAAATTCTGGGCTCAAATCTCTGTTACTCCATTACTGTAA